The Chitinophaga parva genomic sequence ACGCCTACCTGTATACGGATAACCAGCAGGCGCTGAAAGTGGACATTGGCCTGGCCGACTGGACCGCCGCTACCCTGAAAAACCTGGACACGGCACAGTTACAACGCATGTTAAAATGTGAGTATGGTGGCATGAATGATGTGCTGGCAAACATTTACAGCATTACCGGCAACAAAAAATACCTGGACCTTTCTTACAAATTCTATGATGATTTTGTAATGAAACCGCTGTCTGAAAAAATAGATCCCATGACCGGCAAGCACTCTAACACCAATGTGCCCAAGGCCATTGGGAGCGCCCGCCAGTACGAACTGACCGGCAATAAAGGTGACAGCACCATTGCAGATTTTTTCTGGGATATCATGGTGCACCAGCGCACCTACGTGATAGGTGGTAACAGCAACTATGAATACTGCGGCGCACCGGGCAAGCTCAATGACGCGCTGAGCGATAATACCTGCGAAACGTGCAATACCTACAACATGCTCAAGCTGACCCGCCACCTCTTTTGCTGGCAGCCCTCCGGTAAGCTGGCAGACTTTTACGAGCGTGCGCTGTACAATCACATCCTCGCTTCGCAAAACCCTGAAACCGGCATGATGTGCTACTTTGTACCGCTGCGCATGGGTACCCGTAAAGAATTCAGTGATCCGTTCAATACCTTTACCTGCTGCGTAGGCAGCGGTATGGAAAACCACTCCAAGTACAGCGAGGCCATTTACTTCCAGGGCAGGGATGGTAGCCTGTATGTAAACCTGTTCATCGGTTCTGCGCTGAACTGGAAGGACAAGGGCATACAAGTGATCCAAAACACGGAATATCCCGCCAGGCCGGAAACCCATCTTGCCATTAAAACCAGCAAACCCACTGCGTTTGCACTGCGCATCCGCCATCCCTGGTGGGCAAAGCAGGGCATGACGGTGAAGGTGAACGGCAAAGAGGTGAAAGATGCAAAAGAAGAAAACGGTTACCTCGTGATCAACCGTAAGTGGAACAACCTGGACAAAATAGATGTGAACTTCCCGATGGCGCTGTATTCTGAGCCCATGCCGGACAATCCTAACCGCATTGCATTGCTGTATGGCCCCGTGGTACTGGCCGGCCAGCTGGGCGATACCATGCCGGACCCTGTGTACGGCACGCCGGTATTGCTCACCGATAACCATGATGTGAACAGCTGGGCCAAACAAAACGGCAGCAACCCGCTGGTGTTTAACCTGAAAAATGTGGGTAAGCCTTTTGACGTAACCCTGCAACCGTTCTATGCTACGTACAACCGTTATTACAACGTGTACTGGGATTACTTCACCAATGAGGAATGGACCAGCCGCGAAAAAGAATACGAAGCAGAAAAGAAACGCGCACAGGAAATAGAACGGGCTACCATAGACGTGATGCGCCTGGGTGAAATGCAGCCGGAACGTGATCACAACCTGCACGCTTCTGAAAAGTCCTACACCGGCGATGCACTGGGCCGCACCAGCCGCGAGGCCCGCGATGGTGGCTTCTTCTCCTTTGACATGAAAGTAGATCCGTCCGTGCCCAATGCGGTACTGGCCACTTACATCGGGGATGATAAGCGCGGCAGTTTCGAGATCTTCGTGGACGATGTGAAAATAGGCAGCCAGGAACTGACCGGCGGTGCCACCGGTAAATTTTATGACGTTGAATACCCCATCCCTGCCAGCCTGATTGCCGGCAAAACTAAAGTGGTAGTGAAGTTCCAGGGACTGCCCGGTAAAACCGCGGGCCGTGTGTTTGGTTGCCGCATTATTCGCAAATAAAGATCAACTATGAAGCGATTACTATGCTTACTGCTGGGATGTGCCGGCTTGCACGCCGCCGCCCAGCAGCCTTACAATCCCACGCATGCAGAAGAAGTGCAGCGTTATAAAGATGCTGCAAAACTGGATAGCCTGGCTAAGGACAAAGTGTTCAACACCAGCGTGCACCCCCACTGGCTGGCCGGCGGGCAGCAGTTCTGGTATGTGAAGGAAGGCGCCAACAAATCAAGGTCCTTCCGCCTGGTAGATGTAGTGAAGCGCACCAATGTGCTCCTCCGGGATACTGCCGGCCTGGCGCCGGACACCGCGCAACATCCGCACCTGACGGAGCATGCAGACCGCTGGCGCTGGTTTGAAACAGACAGCGTATCGCCAGACCGGGAGCATGTGGCTTACATTAAGGATGGCAATGTGTATGTGCGCGCCCTGCATGGGGAAGAACAAGTGCAGCAATTCACCAGGGACGGGAGTGATGACGTGCCTTACGGCGCACTGGCATGGTCGCCGGACGGCAAATACCTGGTGGGCTACCACATCCATCCCGTGCGGGATTCCAGCATTTACTACGTGCTGTCGTCCGTGCCCAATACCACCCGTGGTGTGCTGAAGTCACAGCCATACAAACAACCCGGTGACCCTTTCACCACCTACGAGATGCATCTCTTTACCCTGGCCGATGGGAAAGACCGCAAGGTGAATACGGAGATCATTGATTTCTTTGATGCGCCGGTACTGCATTGGCGCAAAGGCGATCCCAATATTTTCCTGTATGAGAAAGTAGACCGCGGGCACCAGCGTTTCCGTATCATAGAAGTGAATGCGGCTACCGCCGGTACCCGCACCATCCTGGATGAACAGACCAAAACTTTCATTTACGAGAACCGCCTGTACACAGCATACCTGCCCAATACCAACGAGATTATCTGGATTTCGGAAAAAGATGGCTGGAACCACATTTACCTGGTAGACGGTATTACCGGCCGGGTAAAGCAGCAGGTTACGAAAGGCCACTACGTGGTGAAGGGTATTGACAGCATAGACCAGAAGAAAAGGGAGATCTGGTTCGCCGCCAGCGGCATGAGCCCCGGGGAAGATCCTTACTTTGGACATGCCTACCGCATTGGGTTTGACGGGCAGCATCTCGTGGCGCTGACACCGGCAGCAGGCAACCACCGCATCCAGTATTCACCGGATAAGAAGTATTACCTGGATACGTATTCACAGGTGAATGTAGCACCGGTAACGGAGCTGCGCCGCATCAGCGATGGTAAGTTATTGCTGCAGGTGGAGCGGGCTGATACCACTGCGTTTGCGGCCCTGCACATTCCCCTGCCCACACCTTTTGTGGCCAAGGGGCGCGATGGGGTGACCGATATCTATGGCATCATGTGCGTGCCTTCCCGGTTTGACAGCACCCAACAATATCCCATCATTGAAAACATTTATGCCGGCCCGCAGGATGCTTTTGTACCCAAGAGCTACCTGCCCTGGTCGGAGATGCAAAGCCTGGCGGAGCTGGGCTTCATCGTGGTACAGGTGGATGGTATGGGCACGGCCAACCGTTCCAAGGCATTTCACGATGTGTGCTGGAAAAACCTGGCAGATGCCGGCTTCCCGGACCGTATCCTGTGGATGAAAGCACTGGCACGCAAGTATAAGTTTGCAGACAGCACCCGCATAGGCGTGTATGGTACTTCTGCCGGTGGGCAGAATGCAGCCGGCGCTGTGCTCTGGCACCCTGAGTTTTACAAAGCGGCCGTGGCGGCCTGTGGCTGTCATGATAACCGGATCGACAAGCAATGGTGGAATGAGCAATGGATGGGCTATCCCGTGGATAAACATTACGGGGAACAATCCAACATTACCAATGCCGCTAAATTGCAGGGCAGCCTGTTACTGATCGTGGGAGAGCATGATGAGAACGTGCCGCCGGAATCTACCTACCGTTTTGCAGATGCGCTCATCAAGGCCAACAAAGCCTTTGACCTGCTCACCGTACCCGGTATGGGGCACAGTGACGGCGGGCCTTTTGGACGGCAACGCAAGCGTGATTTCTTTGTACAACACCTGTTTAAGATCCTGCCGCCGGACCGTAATGCCGGCGAGCTGTAAATCAACCTAAAATCTACCTTATGCAACGCAGCCTGTGGATGCTGATACTGAGTTGTGGCCTGGGCCTTGCCGCCCATGCACAAAGCAGTGACCTGTATGAACAAACCAGTGAAGTCAATAACCTGATGGTGCAGTTTCGTGCGGACTATGGTAACCTGGACCGCTTTTACATGATAGAGGCTTCACCAGACCGGATGACCCGCCTGCAGGACATCGTGAAGAGCTACCTGGGGAAGGTGCAGGAACTGCCTTATGCGCAGTATAATACCGGCACCAAAGTGGATTACCAGTTGTTCCTGCGCCAGCTGCAATCCATGCAGTTCAACCTGCAAAAGGAGCAGCAGGAGATCCATTCCGTGGCAGCATGGTTTCCGTTTGCAGATACCATCTACCAGGCGGAGCGCAGCCGGCGCCGCGGTACCCGGCCTGATGCGCAGGCCATGGCGCTGGATTTCAGCCGTATCACCCGCAGCATCGATACGTTGAAAGCGCGGCTGGACAGCAGCAGGCAAACTTTCACGCCGGCACAATTGCGCCGTAGCCAGGCCATTACGGGCGGGCTGCAGGATGCACTGAAAAGTGTGTATGAATTTTACAACGGGTACGATCCGCTGTTCAGCTGGTGGATCCCCGAGCCTTATAAAAAACTGACAGCTTCCCTGGAGGCCTATGGCAAAGCGTTTAAGGAAAAGCGGGCTGCCATGCCGGGACAGCAGGATGATGGCAGTGGTATCGTTGGTCACCCCATTGGCCGGGAAGAACTGATCCGCCAGTTACAGGTGGAAATGATAGATTACACACCGGAAGAACTGGTGGATATTGCCAACAAGGAATTTAAATGGTGCGATGCGGAGATGCTGAAAGCTTCCCGTGAAATGGGTTTTGGCGATAACTGGAAAGCCGCGCTGGAAAAGGTGAAGAACAGTTATGTGCCCGCCGGTGAGCAACCGGAGGCCATGATGAAGCTGTACAACGAATCGGTGGACTTTCTCAAATCACACGACCTGGTAACCATTCCTCCACTGGCGGAAGAAACCTGGCGCATGATCATGATGACGCCGGAACGCCAGCTGGTGAACCCTTTCTTTACCGGCGGGGAAGAATTCAGCATCTCCTATCCCGTAAGTGGTATGAGTGAAGCGGATAAGCTGATGAGCATGCGTGGTAACAACCCGCATTTCTCCAGGGCCACGGTGCACCATGAATTGCTGGCGGGCCATGCCCTGCAGGAATTCAGCACCAACCGTTATAAGACCTACCGCCACTTTGAAACCCCTTTCTGGATTGAAGGCTGGTCCTTATATTGGGAAATGCAATTGTGGGACCTGAAGTTCCCGGCCTCCCCGGAAGACCGGGTGGGGATGCTGTTCTGGCGCATGCACCGCTGCGCACGCATTATTTTTTCCCTCAACTACCACCTGGGCCGCTGGACGCCCCAGCAATGTATTGACTTCCTGGTAGACCGTGTGGGCCATGAGCGCGCCAATGCCGTGGGAGAGGTGAGGAGATCCTTTGTGGGCGGCTATTCCCCGCTGTACCAGGTGGCCTACATGATAGGGGGGCTGGAATTTACAGCACTGAAAAAGGAACTGGTGGATAGTGGCAAGATGACGGCCAGGCAATACCATGATGCCGTACTGCATGAAAACATGATGCCCGTGGAAATGCTGCGGGCCATCCTGGAACATAAGGATATACCGAAAGACTATAAGACCAACTGGCGTTTTTACAATCTCTGATAAAATACACGCATGAAAAATATTGTGATCATTGGCGGTGGCGTGATAGGCTTGAGCAGCGCGCTGTACCTGCGGCAGGCCGGCCATGAAGTGACGGTGCTGGATAAAAACGATTTCACGGACAACTGTTCCTATGGCAACGCGGGGTATGTGTGTCCCAGCCATTTCATTCCATTGGCAGCGCCTGGCATTGTGGCCCAGGGGCTCAAATGGATGTTCAACCCCCTGAGCCCATTTTACGTGAAACCCTCCCTGAGCAACGCTTTGCTGGGATGGGGCCTGCGCTTTATGCGCAGTGCCAACCGGAAAAATGTGGAGCAGGCAGGGGTGCCCCTGCGCGATATTGCACTGCTCAGCGCCCGGGAATACACCCAATGGGAGCAGCTGCCCGGCTTTAGTTTCGACTACGAGCGCAAAGGCATGCTGGAGATCTTTCAAACGGAAGGAAATGCGGAACATGCCCACCATACGGTGGCGCAGGCAAAAGCACTGGGGCTGGATACGGAGCTGGTGAACAAAGAAGAATTACAGGCACTGGAGCCCCATGCGAAAGTGAATGCCCTGGGTGCTATTTACTTCAAGTGCGACGGGCACCTGTGGCCCAATAAGCTGATGGAACAGCTGAAGGCCTACCTGCAGGCGCAAGGCGTTACGCTGCGTGCATACCAGGAAGTGAAAAATATTGCCGCGCAAAACGGGCGTATTACAAAAGTGATCACACAAGACAGTGAGTATAGCGCAGATGAAGTAGTGCTGGCAGCAGGTGCCTGGAGCCGGGAACTGGCGCAGGTTTGCGGGGCCGGTATTCCGCTCATGCCGGGCCGTGGTTATTCCGTGACCCTGGATGATTTCCCGGTGAAAGTAAACCACCCGGCCGTGCTGGTAGAAGGCCGCGCAGCCATTACGCCACTGGGTGCCGGCAGCCTGCGTTTGGGCGGCACCATGGAAGTAGTGCCCACGCATACACCGCCTAACTATAAGCGGGTGCAGGGCATTGTAAACACGGTGAACGATTTCTTCCCGGATTTTAACATTGCCCTGCCCTCGGAAGATAAGATGTGGTATGGCTACCGGCCCTGCTCTGCAGATGGCATTCCGTACATAGGCCGTGGTGGAAAATATGGAAACCTGGTGATTGCTACGGGCCATTCCATGCTGGGCCTCAGCCTGGGCGCGGCTACCGGGAAACTGGTGTCGGAAGTGATTGATAACAGGCCCACGGCCATCGATCTAAAGCCTTTTGACCCTAACCGTTTTCAATAACTTGCGAGATAGATTATAAATTGCAACGGCCGCGCCTTTCCAGGTGTGGCCGTTTTTTTATGGCTCCGGTGCAAAGGACGTTTCCACGTGGTGGAAATAATGATCCACATATTCTCCCGGTGCTTTCCCCGTCACGGTCTTAAACACCCGGTTAAAATTCGTCACACTATTGAACCCACAGGAATACGCAATATTGGCAATGCTCTCATAACTCCCCGCGGTAAGCTGCTTGCATGCCTCATTGATCCGCACTTCATTTAAGAACGAAATAAACGTATGCCGCGTGTGCTTTTTGAAATACCGGCAAAAGGCCTGGGGCGTCATGTGCGCGCGTTTGGCCACATCTTCCAGCGTAAGCGGTTCTTCATAGTGCTGCATGATGTAGTTATAAATGCTGCCAATGCGCACGCCCTCATGTTCATTCGGGATATTGCTCTGCACCCCGGCGCCCAGTGACACCAGGTCCTTGATATTATACAGGGATTGCAACAGCTCCAGGAAACAGATCATCTTCACGGCCCCGCTGGTATCACGGATTCTTAACATTTTTTGCGAGATGTCCGCCACCTGCGATTGGGGCAGTTTAAAGCCTCCTTTGTGCTGGTGCATAAAAGCCTTAATGCCTTTAGTATCCTGCAGTTCAAAGAGGGGGGCCAGCGGGCCCACGGGGTTAAAGAAGAGCATCATGGCGTGGATCTTCTTTTTACTCCGGGGTAAAAAATAAGAAGGATCGCTCTTGAACACATGAGGCTGGTTGTCCGAGATCCAGAAAATTTCATTGCCCCGGAAGGTATGCATGTTGTTATCGGCCACCAGGGTTCCTTCACCCTGCTGCACCCAGGTGAGCTGGATCTCGTTGTGCCGGTGCAGGTGCGGGTAAAAATGCGGCAATACATCGCGCTGCACGATAATATTCTTCTCGTGGGCAACAGGAATCGTGAACTGCAGGACTCTCATACATCGCAAGTTACAGGTGTGAGTGAAAATGGTTGATGCACTAAAAATAATAATTGTTTAATTGACAATTGTTATTTTTCTGTAGATTTCCGGAAAATAAGTAAAAAAAACTGGAGGCGTAGGGTATACGCTAAGTTTTGACAGGCAGGTGGCGGAAGAAAATTTTCAAGTAGGTTAATATCCGGCTATAATTGATTAAAAACCGCGACGATGCTCCCTGTGCGCCCGCTTATTTTTGGAGAAAAAACTGAATATGGCAATTGTATGGAAAGGCGTATTTCCCGCGCTGACGACGAAATTCACCGCCGGTGACCAACTGGACCAGGCGCTTTTTGAAAGCAACCTCCGCGCGCAGCTGGATGCCGGGGTGGAAGGTATTATCCTGGGTGGCTCCCTCGGGGAAGCCAGCGTGCTGGAAACCGCGGAAAAAGAAGTGCTCGTGAAATCCGCTGTGAACGTGGCTGCCGGCAAGGTGCCCGTGGTGCTCAATATTGCAGAGGGATCTACCAGGGAAGCGCTCCGCCAGGCCGCACTGGCCAAGCAGTGGGGCGCCAAAGGCCTCATGCTGCTGCCGCCCATGCGCTACAAGAGCGACCACCGCGAAACCGTGGCCTACTTTAAGACCATTGCCGCCTCCACAGACCTGCCCATTATGATCTACAACAACCCGGTGGACTACAAGATCGAAGTGACCCTGCAGATGTTTGAAGAACTGGCGGAAGTAGAAAACATCCAGGCGGTGAAAGAATCTACCCGCGACGTGTCTAACGTAACGCGCATGATCAACACCTTTGGCGACCGCTTTAAGATCCTGTGCGGCGTAGACACCCTGGCCATGGAAGAAATGCTGATGGGCGCCGTGGGCTGGGTAGGTGGCCTGGTGTGTGCTTTCCCCGCAGAAACGGTAGCCGTATACAAACTGGTGAAAGCGGGTAAAATTGAAGAAGCGCTGAAGATCTACCGCTGGTTCCTGCCCCTGCTGGAGCTGGATATCCATCCCAAGCTGGTGCAGTACATTAAACTGGCAGAAGCGGAAGCCGGCCTGGGTAGTGAGCACGTGCGCGCGCCCCGCCTGGTGCTGGAAGGCGAAGAAAGAACGCAGGTGCTGGACGTGATCCGCGAAGCGCTGCGTACCCGTCCCGCACTGCCGGAGTACAAAACACTGGCAGTGGCCCTGTAAGTAAAAATAACACGCATGCAACAAGAGCAGATAGACCACGTGCTGCAACAAGCTAATGCAGCATTTCTTACGTACAAAAATATCCCGGCCGTGCAGCGGGCTTCCTTCCTGGAAGCCATTGCTGCGGGGCTGGATGCCGCTAAGCCCGCACTGGTGCCGGTGGCCATGGAAGAATCGCACCTGCCGGAAGCCCGGCTGAACGGGGAAGTGGGCCGCACCAGTGGCCAGCTGCGCCTGTTTGCCGCCCTTATCCGCGAGGGTAGTTGGGTAGAAGCCGCCATAGACACGGCTTTGCCAGACCGTGTGCCTGCACGCCCGGACATCCGCAAACTGCTCATTCCCATGGGGCCGGTGGTGGTGTTTGGCGCCAGCAATTTTCCCTTTGCCTTTTCCACTGCCGGCGGTGATACCGCCAGTGCACTGGCGGCAGGCTGCCCGGTAGTGATCAAAGGCCATCCCGCCCATCCGCAAACTTCCCGGCGCGTGTTTGCCATCATGGAGCACGCCGCCGTTGCTACCGGCATGCCGGCGCACGTAGTGCAGCATGTGGAAGGTGGCAATGCAGCAGGCGAGGCGCTGGTAAAGCACCCGCTTACCGCTGCCGTGGGCTTCACCGGCTCCCTGCAAGGGGGCAAGGCGCTGCTGCAATATGCATCGGAAAGAAAACGCAACATACCCGTGTTTGCAGAAATGAGCAGCGTGAACCCGGTAGTGCTCCTGCCGGATGCACTGCAGGAAAACGCGGAACAACTGGCGCAAACCTATGCCGGTTCCATCACCCTGGGCATGGGCCAGTTCTGTACCAATCCCGGTATCCTGCTGGGTATTGAAAGCGAAGGCCTGCAGCGGTTTTCCCGCACACTGGGCGAGGCCATTGCGCAGGTGGCGCCCCAGCCCATGCTGCACGAGGGCATCTGCGCTGCTTATGCCAAAGGCCTGCAGGAAAAATTATTGCAGCCCGGCATCAACCTGCTGCATGCCCCGGCGGACCGTAAAGGCAAGCTGGATGCCCAACCTGCGGTGGTAAGCGTGCAGGCGGATACGTTCCTGCAGCAACCGTCCCTGCACGAAGAACTGTTTGGCCCCTTCTCCATGCTGGTGGTTTGTAAAGACAAGGCACAACTGCTGGAGACCCTCCGCGCGCTGGAAGGGCAGCTCACTACCACGGTAATGGCTACACGTAAAGACCTGGACGCACATGCAGATGTGCTGGCGTTACAAACGTCCCTGGCCGGCCGCCTGGTGCTCAATAGTGTGCCTACCGGTGTGGAGGTATGCGCTGCCATGGTGCATGGTGGCCCTTTCCCGGCCACCAGCGACAGCCGGTTCACTTCCGTGGGCAGCACTGCCATCAGGCGCTGGGTGCGGCCCTTCTGCTTCCAGGGATTGCCGGATGAACTGCTGCCGCCCGCTTTGCAAAATGCTAATCCTGAAAATATTCTTCGCCTCGTGGACAATGTGTACACCCGCGATGCCATCGTATAAACGTGATCCATGAAGAAAACTTTTTTTTGTGTAGATGCCCACACCTGCGGTAATCCCGTGAGGCTGGTGGCCGGCGGAGGGCCGGTGTTGCAGGGCAACAGCATGCTGGAAAAACGCGCGCATTTCCTGCAGGAATACGACTGGATCCGCAAGGGCCTGATGTTTGAACCGCGGGGGCATGATATGATGAGCGGCAGCATCCTTTACCCGCCGCATGACCCGGCGAATGATGTGGCAGTGCTCTTCATTGAAACCAGCGGCTGCCTGCCCATGTGCGGGCATGGTACCATTGGCACCATCACTATTGCCATTGAAGAAGGCCTCATTGTACCTAAAACACCCGGTGTGGTGCGTATGGAAGCGCCCGCGGGCCTGGTGCACATCACGTACAGGCAGGAAGGCAAAAAGGTGAAATCCGTGCAACTGACCAATGTAGCTTCTTTCCTGCACTCGGAAAACCTGCCGGTGGAATGCCCGGACCTGGGCCCGCTGCATGTGGATGTAAGCTATGGTGGCAACTTCTACGCCATCGTGGATGTGCAGCCTAATTTCAAAGGCATAGAACATTATGCAGCAGACCAGTTGATTGCCTGGAGCCGGGAATTGCGCAAGCGCATTAATGCGGCTTACACTTTTGTACACCCGGATCATCCGCAGATCAATGGCTGCTCCCATATCCTGTGGACCGGCGCCGTGCTGGACCCCACGTCTACCGCGCGCAATGCCGTGTTCTACGGCGATAAAGCCATAGACCGTTCCCCCTG encodes the following:
- a CDS encoding dihydrodipicolinate synthase family protein yields the protein MAIVWKGVFPALTTKFTAGDQLDQALFESNLRAQLDAGVEGIILGGSLGEASVLETAEKEVLVKSAVNVAAGKVPVVLNIAEGSTREALRQAALAKQWGAKGLMLLPPMRYKSDHRETVAYFKTIAASTDLPIMIYNNPVDYKIEVTLQMFEELAEVENIQAVKESTRDVSNVTRMINTFGDRFKILCGVDTLAMEEMLMGAVGWVGGLVCAFPAETVAVYKLVKAGKIEEALKIYRWFLPLLELDIHPKLVQYIKLAEAEAGLGSEHVRAPRLVLEGEERTQVLDVIREALRTRPALPEYKTLAVAL
- a CDS encoding aldehyde dehydrogenase (NADP(+)) — protein: MQQEQIDHVLQQANAAFLTYKNIPAVQRASFLEAIAAGLDAAKPALVPVAMEESHLPEARLNGEVGRTSGQLRLFAALIREGSWVEAAIDTALPDRVPARPDIRKLLIPMGPVVVFGASNFPFAFSTAGGDTASALAAGCPVVIKGHPAHPQTSRRVFAIMEHAAVATGMPAHVVQHVEGGNAAGEALVKHPLTAAVGFTGSLQGGKALLQYASERKRNIPVFAEMSSVNPVVLLPDALQENAEQLAQTYAGSITLGMGQFCTNPGILLGIESEGLQRFSRTLGEAIAQVAPQPMLHEGICAAYAKGLQEKLLQPGINLLHAPADRKGKLDAQPAVVSVQADTFLQQPSLHEELFGPFSMLVVCKDKAQLLETLRALEGQLTTTVMATRKDLDAHADVLALQTSLAGRLVLNSVPTGVEVCAAMVHGGPFPATSDSRFTSVGSTAIRRWVRPFCFQGLPDELLPPALQNANPENILRLVDNVYTRDAIV
- a CDS encoding NAD(P)/FAD-dependent oxidoreductase: MKNIVIIGGGVIGLSSALYLRQAGHEVTVLDKNDFTDNCSYGNAGYVCPSHFIPLAAPGIVAQGLKWMFNPLSPFYVKPSLSNALLGWGLRFMRSANRKNVEQAGVPLRDIALLSAREYTQWEQLPGFSFDYERKGMLEIFQTEGNAEHAHHTVAQAKALGLDTELVNKEELQALEPHAKVNALGAIYFKCDGHLWPNKLMEQLKAYLQAQGVTLRAYQEVKNIAAQNGRITKVITQDSEYSADEVVLAAGAWSRELAQVCGAGIPLMPGRGYSVTLDDFPVKVNHPAVLVEGRAAITPLGAGSLRLGGTMEVVPTHTPPNYKRVQGIVNTVNDFFPDFNIALPSEDKMWYGYRPCSADGIPYIGRGGKYGNLVIATGHSMLGLSLGAATGKLVSEVIDNRPTAIDLKPFDPNRFQ
- a CDS encoding DUF885 family protein — translated: MQRSLWMLILSCGLGLAAHAQSSDLYEQTSEVNNLMVQFRADYGNLDRFYMIEASPDRMTRLQDIVKSYLGKVQELPYAQYNTGTKVDYQLFLRQLQSMQFNLQKEQQEIHSVAAWFPFADTIYQAERSRRRGTRPDAQAMALDFSRITRSIDTLKARLDSSRQTFTPAQLRRSQAITGGLQDALKSVYEFYNGYDPLFSWWIPEPYKKLTASLEAYGKAFKEKRAAMPGQQDDGSGIVGHPIGREELIRQLQVEMIDYTPEELVDIANKEFKWCDAEMLKASREMGFGDNWKAALEKVKNSYVPAGEQPEAMMKLYNESVDFLKSHDLVTIPPLAEETWRMIMMTPERQLVNPFFTGGEEFSISYPVSGMSEADKLMSMRGNNPHFSRATVHHELLAGHALQEFSTNRYKTYRHFETPFWIEGWSLYWEMQLWDLKFPASPEDRVGMLFWRMHRCARIIFSLNYHLGRWTPQQCIDFLVDRVGHERANAVGEVRRSFVGGYSPLYQVAYMIGGLEFTALKKELVDSGKMTARQYHDAVLHENMMPVEMLRAILEHKDIPKDYKTNWRFYNL
- a CDS encoding 4-hydroxyproline epimerase, whose translation is MKKTFFCVDAHTCGNPVRLVAGGGPVLQGNSMLEKRAHFLQEYDWIRKGLMFEPRGHDMMSGSILYPPHDPANDVAVLFIETSGCLPMCGHGTIGTITIAIEEGLIVPKTPGVVRMEAPAGLVHITYRQEGKKVKSVQLTNVASFLHSENLPVECPDLGPLHVDVSYGGNFYAIVDVQPNFKGIEHYAADQLIAWSRELRKRINAAYTFVHPDHPQINGCSHILWTGAVLDPTSTARNAVFYGDKAIDRSPCGTGTSARMAQWYAKGQLQPGDAFIHESIIGSKFIGRIAETLTVGGHPAIRPSIEGWARVYGYNTISIDPEDDPYAYGFQVI
- a CDS encoding S9 family peptidase, producing MKRLLCLLLGCAGLHAAAQQPYNPTHAEEVQRYKDAAKLDSLAKDKVFNTSVHPHWLAGGQQFWYVKEGANKSRSFRLVDVVKRTNVLLRDTAGLAPDTAQHPHLTEHADRWRWFETDSVSPDREHVAYIKDGNVYVRALHGEEQVQQFTRDGSDDVPYGALAWSPDGKYLVGYHIHPVRDSSIYYVLSSVPNTTRGVLKSQPYKQPGDPFTTYEMHLFTLADGKDRKVNTEIIDFFDAPVLHWRKGDPNIFLYEKVDRGHQRFRIIEVNAATAGTRTILDEQTKTFIYENRLYTAYLPNTNEIIWISEKDGWNHIYLVDGITGRVKQQVTKGHYVVKGIDSIDQKKREIWFAASGMSPGEDPYFGHAYRIGFDGQHLVALTPAAGNHRIQYSPDKKYYLDTYSQVNVAPVTELRRISDGKLLLQVERADTTAFAALHIPLPTPFVAKGRDGVTDIYGIMCVPSRFDSTQQYPIIENIYAGPQDAFVPKSYLPWSEMQSLAELGFIVVQVDGMGTANRSKAFHDVCWKNLADAGFPDRILWMKALARKYKFADSTRIGVYGTSAGGQNAAGAVLWHPEFYKAAVAACGCHDNRIDKQWWNEQWMGYPVDKHYGEQSNITNAAKLQGSLLLIVGEHDENVPPESTYRFADALIKANKAFDLLTVPGMGHSDGGPFGRQRKRDFFVQHLFKILPPDRNAGEL
- a CDS encoding glycoside hydrolase family 127 protein, with product MKRLAIILSLACLWAVNSTAQSYAPQKTDAKFKVKPVVGMQAYAFDLHDVKLLGSGPFRNAMDKDSAYLLRIDPDRLLARFYEHAGLPTKGEAYGGWESSGLSGHTLGHYLSACSMMYVSTGNKAFKDKVDYLVAQLARCQEARKTGYVGGIPEEDSIFGKVARGQIRTGGFDLNGGWSPWYTVHKIMAGLLDAYLYTDNQQALKVDIGLADWTAATLKNLDTAQLQRMLKCEYGGMNDVLANIYSITGNKKYLDLSYKFYDDFVMKPLSEKIDPMTGKHSNTNVPKAIGSARQYELTGNKGDSTIADFFWDIMVHQRTYVIGGNSNYEYCGAPGKLNDALSDNTCETCNTYNMLKLTRHLFCWQPSGKLADFYERALYNHILASQNPETGMMCYFVPLRMGTRKEFSDPFNTFTCCVGSGMENHSKYSEAIYFQGRDGSLYVNLFIGSALNWKDKGIQVIQNTEYPARPETHLAIKTSKPTAFALRIRHPWWAKQGMTVKVNGKEVKDAKEENGYLVINRKWNNLDKIDVNFPMALYSEPMPDNPNRIALLYGPVVLAGQLGDTMPDPVYGTPVLLTDNHDVNSWAKQNGSNPLVFNLKNVGKPFDVTLQPFYATYNRYYNVYWDYFTNEEWTSREKEYEAEKKRAQEIERATIDVMRLGEMQPERDHNLHASEKSYTGDALGRTSREARDGGFFSFDMKVDPSVPNAVLATYIGDDKRGSFEIFVDDVKIGSQELTGGATGKFYDVEYPIPASLIAGKTKVVVKFQGLPGKTAGRVFGCRIIRK
- a CDS encoding AraC family transcriptional regulator, which encodes MRVLQFTIPVAHEKNIIVQRDVLPHFYPHLHRHNEIQLTWVQQGEGTLVADNNMHTFRGNEIFWISDNQPHVFKSDPSYFLPRSKKKIHAMMLFFNPVGPLAPLFELQDTKGIKAFMHQHKGGFKLPQSQVADISQKMLRIRDTSGAVKMICFLELLQSLYNIKDLVSLGAGVQSNIPNEHEGVRIGSIYNYIMQHYEEPLTLEDVAKRAHMTPQAFCRYFKKHTRHTFISFLNEVRINEACKQLTAGSYESIANIAYSCGFNSVTNFNRVFKTVTGKAPGEYVDHYFHHVETSFAPEP